From Humisphaera borealis, the proteins below share one genomic window:
- a CDS encoding aminoacyl-tRNA deacylase produces MSHTRLQSFLDELDATYRVSHHDQAYTAQDLAMAEHIPGKQVIKPVLVQADGQFVLCALPACYRVDLEELKNQIPARDVKLVDEHRLPEMFPDCEVGAEPPVGRLYGMVTLMDESLTADVHVTFQAGTHHQSVTMTLAEYRRVAQPEIAHFARHV; encoded by the coding sequence ATGTCGCACACCCGACTCCAATCGTTCCTCGACGAACTCGATGCCACCTACCGCGTGTCGCACCACGATCAGGCTTACACCGCCCAGGACCTGGCGATGGCGGAGCACATCCCCGGCAAGCAGGTCATCAAACCCGTGCTCGTCCAGGCCGACGGGCAGTTTGTGCTGTGTGCACTACCGGCTTGCTATCGCGTCGATCTGGAAGAGCTGAAAAACCAGATCCCGGCGCGCGACGTGAAGCTGGTCGACGAGCATCGGCTGCCCGAGATGTTCCCCGATTGCGAAGTCGGCGCGGAGCCACCTGTCGGCAGGCTTTACGGCATGGTGACGCTGATGGATGAAAGCCTGACCGCCGACGTCCACGTGACGTTCCAGGCCGGCACACACCATCAAAGTGTGACGATGACACTTGCCGAGTATCGCAGGGTGGCGCAGCCGGAGATCGCGCACTTCGCGCGGCACGTGTAG
- the mobA gene encoding molybdenum cofactor guanylyltransferase, whose translation MTSPTEHQCTLAVLAGGRGSRMGAAKDRLVIAGRPVLQHLLERLSFSGPTLLVTSAARPRPVGADAFGRVVLDGVEGAGPTAGILAALNAATTPTVVVLSCDMPNIARGHVDWLIHEFGRATPQTMGMMCRRQDGTATRIEPFPGIYRAEAVREITLGGSLRALLDGPRFVAVDTPPSWPTETWINLNFPDDLTAIAGEIR comes from the coding sequence ATGACGAGCCCGACCGAACATCAATGCACACTAGCCGTGCTCGCCGGGGGTCGTGGCAGCCGTATGGGCGCGGCTAAGGACCGGTTGGTGATCGCCGGGCGACCTGTCCTGCAACACCTGCTGGAACGACTGTCGTTCTCCGGACCTACGTTGCTTGTCACATCGGCCGCGCGGCCGCGGCCGGTGGGAGCCGATGCATTCGGCCGTGTGGTGTTGGATGGCGTCGAAGGGGCCGGCCCGACGGCGGGCATTCTTGCGGCGCTCAATGCCGCAACGACGCCCACGGTCGTCGTGCTCAGCTGCGACATGCCGAACATCGCCCGGGGGCATGTCGATTGGTTGATCCATGAGTTTGGTCGCGCCACGCCGCAAACCATGGGGATGATGTGCCGCCGGCAGGACGGGACAGCAACGCGCATCGAGCCATTCCCCGGCATCTACCGGGCTGAAGCGGTACGCGAAATCACGTTGGGAGGGTCGCTCCGGGCATTGCTCGATGGTCCACGATTTGTCGCGGTCGATACGCCGCCGTCCTGGCCGACGGAAACGTGGATCAACCTGAATTTCCCCGACGATTTGACGGCGATCGCCGGTGAAATCCGTTGA
- a CDS encoding tetratricopeptide repeat protein, whose product MQNSKPNKRIPMRWVLAAAIAGPVMGLMGLPAPAQYRVNQDGSARDANNRVGSSGRNDGGPIAGSGVTPDMIIYGNVTNSKYFRGPTAAPDARAFRGNTGSGVSDSFIRDSSGGYDKTSVTQRFTPTAYYGDARAVAAPAGFVPTKSTTVYNTNQPALAYSSAANLGSLSTGEGLVPKLGSAITALPTPNTGAQAPNSAIVMSPLGGIRQLGFGEEPLNNDIYTIRNGSIVPSGASTDRFRTDRQMLEKMQDELTAPGQGVEKKTPSGLEGTQPLGQPLEGPASSQLKSPALKGSTLDSNTLQSGVNSEMGLRRQLATPAQQSQQMNELERRLRERQGDRPMTGQEIQRDLNNAAAAAKKPAAKPGTPGAPTPGAPGTPTPGSPTPGTPAPAVTPAIPMPATPKADPLMIKSLAAGVSAKSLADVLTKAEVLMKDGKFAEALDQYDLAERAAPNNALITLGRANAELGASSYRSAETHLRQALGGEPALLLGKYDLQGMIGTDRLAILTKDLRDLAANEPRESMASFLLAYIAYNTGSDAEAAGHLNEVTKRSGAADPVVAKMRELWSLPGGGLNK is encoded by the coding sequence ATGCAGAACTCCAAGCCGAACAAGCGTATTCCGATGCGATGGGTGTTGGCCGCCGCGATCGCAGGCCCGGTCATGGGGCTGATGGGGTTGCCGGCGCCGGCGCAGTACCGGGTGAACCAGGACGGCTCGGCGCGCGACGCGAACAACCGCGTTGGCAGTTCCGGGCGCAACGACGGCGGGCCGATCGCCGGCAGCGGCGTCACGCCGGACATGATCATTTACGGCAACGTCACCAACAGCAAATACTTTCGCGGCCCGACCGCCGCCCCCGACGCACGCGCCTTCCGGGGCAACACCGGCAGCGGTGTCTCGGACAGCTTTATTCGCGATTCGTCCGGCGGCTACGACAAGACGTCTGTCACGCAGCGGTTCACCCCCACGGCTTACTACGGCGATGCCCGCGCCGTCGCGGCACCCGCCGGCTTCGTGCCGACCAAATCCACCACCGTCTATAACACCAATCAGCCGGCCCTGGCCTACAGCTCGGCGGCCAATCTCGGTTCGCTCAGCACCGGCGAAGGGCTTGTTCCGAAGCTTGGCAGCGCGATCACCGCGCTCCCCACACCCAATACCGGTGCCCAGGCTCCCAACTCGGCGATCGTCATGTCGCCGCTCGGGGGCATTCGCCAGCTGGGCTTCGGCGAAGAGCCGCTGAACAACGACATCTACACGATCCGTAACGGCTCGATCGTGCCGTCGGGCGCATCGACTGACCGGTTCCGCACCGATCGCCAGATGCTCGAGAAGATGCAGGATGAGCTGACCGCTCCCGGACAGGGCGTTGAGAAGAAGACGCCGTCGGGACTGGAAGGCACCCAGCCACTCGGTCAGCCGTTGGAAGGGCCCGCGTCATCGCAGTTGAAGTCGCCGGCGCTCAAGGGAAGCACGCTGGACAGCAACACGCTGCAGTCCGGCGTGAACAGCGAAATGGGGCTCCGCCGACAGCTCGCAACGCCGGCACAGCAGAGCCAGCAGATGAACGAACTGGAGCGTCGCCTGCGTGAGCGGCAGGGCGATCGCCCGATGACGGGCCAGGAGATCCAGCGTGATCTCAACAACGCCGCTGCCGCCGCCAAGAAGCCCGCGGCCAAGCCGGGAACACCCGGAGCACCGACGCCCGGAGCACCGGGCACGCCGACACCGGGTTCGCCCACCCCCGGAACGCCGGCACCGGCCGTCACGCCGGCCATTCCCATGCCGGCGACGCCGAAGGCCGATCCCCTGATGATCAAGAGTCTCGCCGCCGGCGTCAGCGCCAAGAGCTTGGCCGACGTGCTCACCAAGGCCGAAGTCCTGATGAAGGACGGCAAGTTCGCCGAGGCACTGGATCAGTACGACCTGGCCGAGCGGGCCGCGCCGAACAACGCACTGATCACCCTCGGCCGCGCCAACGCCGAGCTGGGCGCGTCGTCGTACCGAAGCGCCGAAACCCATCTTCGCCAGGCACTCGGCGGCGAGCCGGCACTTCTGCTCGGCAAGTACGATCTGCAAGGCATGATCGGCACCGACCGGCTCGCGATCCTCACCAAGGACCTGCGGGATCTGGCGGCCAATGAGCCACGCGAATCGATGGCCAGCTTCCTGCTGGCGTACATCGCCTACAACACCGGCAGCGACGCCGAAGCCGCCGGGCACCTCAACGAGGTCACCAAGCGAAGCGGTGCTGCCGATCCGGTGGTCGCCAAGATGCGGGAACTCTGGTCGCTGCCTGGTGGCGGGCTGAATAAGTAG
- a CDS encoding NADH-quinone oxidoreductase subunit C: MATTEQIFEAIVGRFGDQVETISAGPHPRLQLQADRWLDVATYLHDEPTLRFDWLRCLSGVDYAADGKLAAVYDLWSFDHRHDLAVKVFVARDDARIPSVAHLWRAADWHEREAFDLVGITFTGHPDLRRILLADDWVSHPLQKDYVFPREYHGIPGSVELDWQQK, encoded by the coding sequence ATGGCCACCACCGAGCAGATTTTTGAGGCGATCGTCGGGCGCTTCGGCGATCAGGTCGAAACCATTTCCGCCGGTCCGCACCCGCGCCTCCAACTCCAGGCCGACCGCTGGCTGGATGTTGCCACCTACCTTCATGACGAACCCACGCTGCGGTTCGACTGGCTCCGCTGCCTGAGCGGCGTGGACTATGCCGCTGACGGCAAACTGGCGGCGGTTTACGACCTCTGGTCGTTCGACCATCGCCACGATCTGGCGGTGAAAGTCTTCGTCGCCCGCGACGACGCACGAATTCCCAGTGTAGCGCACCTCTGGCGTGCCGCCGACTGGCACGAACGCGAGGCATTCGACCTGGTCGGTATCACCTTTACCGGCCATCCAGACCTGCGCCGGATCCTTCTTGCCGACGATTGGGTGTCCCATCCCCTGCAGAAGGACTATGTCTTCCCGCGCGAATACCACGGCATTCCTGGAAGCGTCGAACTCGACTGGCAACAGAAATAG
- a CDS encoding CPXCG motif-containing cysteine-rich protein, whose amino-acid sequence MRLGSVVKTGKRKSKRRRRRSADEGSYVCPSCGEQIVIPLDRSEGSDQRYVEDCPVCCNPNVISVEYDPAWTEPRVWAEAE is encoded by the coding sequence ATGCGCCTAGGATCAGTCGTGAAGACCGGCAAGCGAAAATCGAAACGGCGACGCCGCCGATCTGCCGACGAAGGCTCCTACGTCTGCCCGTCGTGCGGGGAACAGATCGTCATTCCGCTCGACCGCTCCGAGGGGAGCGATCAGCGGTACGTCGAAGACTGCCCCGTGTGCTGCAACCCGAACGTGATCAGTGTCGAGTACGACCCGGCGTGGACGGAACCGCGCGTCTGGGCGGAAGCCGAATAA
- a CDS encoding GNAT family N-acetyltransferase, whose product MTTEPPDLSAIIVRRATPQEIIDLRWRILRQGLPRSEAIFPGDELATSLHFAAAAGDTVLCCATMHLNQWESEPAYQLRGMATDDGYRGCGLGSRVLEALQSAVFAETPIRLLWCNARTPALSFYRRQGWEVRSDMFHIPTAGPHVKMTRRLT is encoded by the coding sequence ATGACCACCGAGCCACCTGATCTCTCGGCCATCATCGTCCGCCGTGCGACGCCGCAGGAGATAATCGACCTGCGCTGGCGCATCCTGCGACAGGGCCTGCCACGCAGCGAAGCGATCTTTCCCGGCGACGAGCTTGCCACGAGTCTTCACTTCGCCGCGGCGGCGGGGGACACAGTCCTCTGCTGCGCGACGATGCACCTGAACCAGTGGGAATCCGAGCCGGCGTACCAGTTGCGGGGCATGGCGACCGACGACGGCTACCGAGGTTGTGGGCTGGGAAGCCGTGTCCTTGAGGCACTGCAATCGGCCGTCTTCGCCGAGACACCAATCCGCCTGCTCTGGTGCAACGCCCGCACGCCGGCGTTGAGTTTCTATCGCAGGCAGGGGTGGGAAGTGCGATCGGACATGTTCCACATCCCGACCGCCGGCCCGCACGTCAAGATGACCCGACGGCTGACTTGA